One Brassica oleracea var. oleracea cultivar TO1000 chromosome C7, BOL, whole genome shotgun sequence genomic window carries:
- the LOC106302691 gene encoding uncharacterized protein LOC106302691, which yields MRMKVMLRLYDVWDTIDPGRDDAKKNNMAMALIFQSVPEALILQIGEYDTSKKIWEAIKSRNLGADRVREARLQTLMSEFDKLRMTDTDTVDDYAGKLSGLASRAAALGEIMEASKMVKKFLKGLPRRKFIHIVASLEQVLDINSMGFEDIVGRLKAFEERIKEENQDEDQSKLMFVKNDAQGCGSHNNSRGRGRGGEASDKTKKDYSKVKCWRFNKMGHFVSHCRTQPREEANLTETQEAYALYMHEVVFLNEERVFPKRFDECDGNTSIWYLDNGASNNMTGKKEFVSNLDESIKGKVKFGDGSNVKIFGKGSIMFIGKTGERRALKDIYYIPSLKHNIISLRQATEMGCEVNMKEDLLMMKDPRGRCDLCDPISPSTPANNRYVFVLIDDY from the exons ATGCGCATGAAAGTGATGCTTCGTTTATACGATGTTTGGGATACAATTGATCCAGGGAGAGATGATGCAAAGAAGAACAATATGGCGATGGCTCTAATCTTTCAATCAGTCCCAGAAGCGCTAATACTTCAGATTGGAGAATATGATACATCGAAGAAGATTTGGGAAGCTATCAAATCTCGTAACCTAGGTGCTGATCGCGTGAGAGAAGCAAGGTTACAGACTTTGATGTCTGAGTTCGACAAACTGAGGATGACAGACACTGACACGGTGGATGACTACGCAGGAAAACTTTCAGGATTAGCATCGAGAGCAGCCGCGTTAGGAGAGATAATGGAAGCATCGAAGATGGTAAAGAAGTTTTTGAAGGGACTTCCAAGAAGAAAGTTCATTCACATCGTAGCTTCGTTAGAACAAGTGTTGGATATAAATTCAATGGGATTCGAAGACATTGTTGGGAGATTGAAGGCTTTCGAAGAACGCATAAAAGAAGAAAACCAAGATGAAGATCAATCGAAGCTAATGTTTGTAAAGAATGATGCGCAAGGTTGTGGAAGCCATAACAACTCGCGAGGAAGAGGAAGAG GAGGAGAAGCTTCGGACAAGACCAAGAAGGACTACTCTAAAGTTAAATGTTGGAGATTCAACAAGATGGGGCACTTCGTGTCACATTGTCGTACACAACCAAGAGAAGAAGCTAACCTAACGGAAACACAAGAAGCATATGCATTATATATGCATGAAGTAGTATTCCTCAACGAAGAGAGAGTGTTTCCTAAGAGGTTTGATGAATGCGATGGAAATACGAGTATATGGTACCTTGACAATGGTGCAAGTAACAATATGACAGGCAAGAAAGAGTTCGTCTCAAACCTAGACGAGAGCATCAAAGGCAAAGTCAAATTCGGTGATGGATCAAACGTCAAGATTTTTGGGAAAGGTTCGATCATGTTCATCGGAAAAACAGGGGAGAGAAGAGCACTCAAAGACATCTACTACATCCCAAGTCTTAAACACAATATCATAAGTCTTAGACAAGCAACCGAGATGGGTTGTGAGGTTAATATGAAAGAAGACTTACTGATGATGAAAGATCCCCGTGGAAGGTGTGACTTGTGCGATCCGATATCACCATCAACACCAGCAAACAACAGATATGTATTCGTCTTAATTGATGATTACTGA